The following proteins are encoded in a genomic region of Phycodurus eques isolate BA_2022a chromosome 11, UOR_Pequ_1.1, whole genome shotgun sequence:
- the LOC133409796 gene encoding DNA damage-inducible transcript 4 protein-like has product MSCGHSLDGSFPPSPAEDGGGSKRLSWGSLLQRIAELKVLNHRQCNDSDTGSVADSESSFFCYPSEETLAAELVATIEESLHGAAHLLGCSRLLVPDSLLDHVGQELVHLAVSEPCGLRGALIDLCVDRGELGSPCSVDEIAVDSALVPTFHVTLVLRAESGGLWPKVRRLFKSSRSEQTCETPTRQQHSLRLSSGFRAMKRKLYCSGELLIEECS; this is encoded by the exons atGTCTTGCGGTCATTCCCTGGACGGGAGCTTCCCACCTTCCCCGGCCGAGGACGGCGGCGGCTCCAAGCGTCTGTCCTGGGGCAGCCTGCTGCAGAGGATCGCCGAGCTCAAGGTGCTCAATCACAGGCAGTGCAACGACAGTGACACCG GTTCCGTAGCAGATTCAGAGAGCAGCTTCTTCTGTTACCCCTCCGAGGAGACCCTGGCCGCAGAGCTGGTGGCCACCATAGAAGAATCCCTCCACGGGGCAGCGCACCTCCTGGGTTGCTCCCGTCTCCTCGTACCCGACTCCCTTCTGGACCACGTAGGCCAGGAGCTGGTCCACTTGGCGGTCAGCGAGCCGTGCGGCCTGCGGGGAGCGCTCATCGACCTGTGCGTGGACAGGGGCGAGCTGGGCTCCCCGTGCAGCGTGGACGAGATCGCCGTGGACTCTGCCCTGGTGCCCACCTTCCACGTGACCCTTGTGCTGAGGGCCGAGTCGGGCGGACTGTGGCCCAAGGTCCGGAGGCTCTTTAAAAGTAGCCGGTCCGAGCAGACGTGCGAGACACCTACGAGGCAACAACACTCTCTAAGACTGAGTTCCGGCTTCAGGGCCATGAAGAGGAAGTTGTACTGTTCGGGTGAGCTGCTTATTGAAGAGTGCTCCTGA